In the genome of Drosophila pseudoobscura strain MV-25-SWS-2005 chromosome 3, UCI_Dpse_MV25, whole genome shotgun sequence, one region contains:
- the LOC4804797 gene encoding protein GSKIP homolog, whose amino-acid sequence MFDAYSEASQMAAAFKECADHLLVAEYLPHNDRVAYLNLRTLEQEIYCVELSFAGFRIVGYDFDCIQDGVSSCDQVYVSAHRLLAAISPLYAEVAESRGRPTTPRSDGGGGGVAR is encoded by the coding sequence ATGTTCGACGCGTACAGTGAGGCCTCGCAGATGGCCGCAGCGTTCAAGGAGTGCGCGGACCACCTGCTTGTGGCCGAGTACCTGCCGCACAACGATCGGGTGGCGTACCTCAATCTGCGGACCCTGGAGCAGGAGATCTACTGCGTCGAACTGAGCTTCGCCGGCTTCCGGATCGTGGGCTACGACTTTGACTGCATCCAGGACGGGGTCAGCAGCTGCGACCAGGTCTATGTGTCCGCCCATCGTCTGCTGGCCGCGATCAGTCCGCTCTACGCGGAGGTGGCAGAGAGTCGCGGTCGCCCCACCACCCCCAGAAGTGACGGTGGCGGAGGGGGCGTGGCCCGCTAA